ATTCGATCGTGCGGGGGACGACGGGCCGCAAGATCATCAAGATGATCCGGGCGGCGGGGGCGAAGGAGATCCACGTCCGCATCAGCTCGCCGCCGACCTGCTACCCGTGCTTCTACGGGCTCGACACGCCGCTGCGGCGCGACCTGATCGCCGCCACCCACACGCTGGAGGAGATCAACACGTACCTCACCTCCGACACCCTGGGGTACTTGAGCATGGAGGGGCTCCACGGCTGCGTGCCGAACGGGAACGTCTCCTACTGCGACGCCTGCTTCTCCGGGAACTATTCGATCCCGCTGGAGACGGCGGAGACCGAAGAGCAGCTTCCGCTGTTCCGGGGTTCGGTGCGGATCTGACGCCCCGGCCGCCCCGGCCAACCAATCCGAGGGGGTGATCTCCCATGCTGCAACGCTCCGCACGCGGCTCCGCCGCGTTTCCCGCCGAACTCGCCGCCGACCGGCGACGTTTCCTTTCCCTGCTGAAGGAGAAGAGCTACGAGAAGCGGAAGGTCGTCCTCTCCTCCGGCAGGGAATCCGACTTCTACATCGACTGCCGCCAGACCACGCTCGACGCGGAGGGGGCGCTGCTCACCGGCCGCCTCTTCTGCTCGATGCTCGAGACGGGGGAGCGCCCGGAGGCGGTCGGTGGAATCACGCTCGGGGCGGACCCGATCGTGACCGCGGTCTCGCTCACTTCCGTCCTGCGCGGCTGGCCGGTCCCCGCGTTCATCATCCGGAAGGAGCCGAAGAAGCACGGCACCGCGCAGTGGATCGAGGGGACGAAGAACCTCCGCCCCGGGATGCGGGTGGCGATCCTCGAGGACGTCGTCACGACCGGGGCCTCCACGCTCCGGGCGATCGAGCGGGCGGTCGGGGCCGGGCTGGTCGTGGTCCGGGTGCTGTGCCTGGTCGACCGGAACGAAGGCGGCTCCGACGCGGTCGCGAAGGAAGGGTACACGGTGGAGCCGATGTTCGTGAAGGAGGACGTGGAGAATGCGTGAGACTCCGCCGCGCGTCGCCCGCGCGCTGGCCCTTCTTTGCCTCGCGGCGGCCGCCATGGGGTGCGGCCCCCGGTCGGTCGCCCTGTACGAGAAGGTCATGGGGTCCCCCACCTACGGCCAGGTCACGGAGACCGCCACCCGCACCCGGGAGGTGCACGACGGCCTGGACACGCGGTTCATCCTCTCCGCAACGTGGCTGTCGGAGACGTGGCTCCGCGCGTTCTCGGAGGAGTACTCGAACATCTACTACCTCGATTCCTCCCGGCGGGACAAGGTGATCGGGCGTTGGCGGGACGAATCCTCGAAGCACGTCCGGTTCTTCGTGGCCCTCTACGTGCCGGAGGAGAAGGGGAACGACCTGGAGAAGCCGGAAACGACCTGGAGCCTGCGTCTGGTCCGATCCGACGAGAAGGATTTCGAGCCCGTCTACATCCGCAAGGCGTCCCTGCGGCCGGAGGAGATCTCCCGCTTCTTCCCCTACTCGGGAACGTGGTACCGGGCGTACGAGGTGGCGTTCCCGAAGGAGGCGGAGCGGGCCGACACCCCGCCGAAAGCGGGGGAGCCGCGGCTAAAGCTCGTGCTGACCGGAGTGGAGGGGAGGGCGGTCCTCTCCTGGCGGTAGTTTTTCGCGCTTCCTAGAACCGGGTCCGCCGCACCAGCGTGTCCCTCCGCCCGTGCTCGTCGTCCTGGTACGGGTAGTCGATCGTCGTGTGCAGCCCGCGGCTCTCCTTCCGCTGCAGCGCGCACCGCACGATCAGCTCCGCGACCGTGCAGATGTTGCGGAGCTCCAGAAGGTCCCCCGTCACGCGGAAGTTCCAGTAATACTCCGATATCTCCCGCTGCAGCAGCTCGATCCGGTCCAGGGCGCGCGACAGGCGCTTGTTCGACCGCACGATCCCGACGTAGTTCCACATGGTCCGGCGGATCTCGTCCCAGTTGTGGGAGACCACGACCGCCTCGTCCGGCTCCTGCGCCTTCCCCGGGTCCCACTTCGGGATGTCGATCCGCGGCCGGGGCTTCCCCACGTACGCGTCCACCGATCGGCGGACCGCGCGGTCGGAAAACACCAGCGCCTCGAGGAGGGAGTTCGACGCCAGGCGGTTCGCCCCGTGGAGGCCGGTCCCCGCGCACTCCCCGATCGCGAACAGCCGCTGGATGTCGGTCTCGCCGTGGAGGTTCGTCCGTATCCCCCCGCACTGGTAGTGCGCCGCCGGGACCACCGGCAACGGCTCCCTCGTCATGTCGATCCCGAAGGACAGGCACGTCCCGTGGATGTTCGGAAAATGTTTCCGGATGAACGCCGGCCCCTTGTGCCGGATGTCGAGGTAGACGCAATCCTCGCCGGTCCGCTTCAGTTCGGCGTCGATCGCCCGGGCGACGATGTCCCTCGGGGCGAGCTCCTTCATCGGGTGCTGCGTCTCCATGAACCTCCTGCCGGCGCGGTTGACCAGGACCGCACCCTCCCCGCGGACCGCCTCGGAGATGAGGAACGATTTCGCGTGGGGGTGATACAGGCAGGTCGGGTGGAACTGCACGAACTCCATGTTGGCGATCGTGGCTCCCGCGCGGTACGCCATGGCGATGCCGTCCCCCGTGGCGACGTCGGGATTGCTCGTGTACAGGTACACCTTTCCCGACCCGCCGGTCGACAGGACGGTGGCGTCCGCCACGAACGTGTGGATCGCCCCCGTCTTCTGGTCCAGGACGTAGGCGCCCAGGACCTCGTCGGCCCCCTGGCGGTCGAAGGAGGAGAGCCGCTGACGGGTGATCAGGTTGACCGCCGCGTGGTGCTCGAACATCCGGATCCGCCGGTTCTCCCGCGCACGGTCGAGAAGCGCCCGCTCCACCTCCCGGCCGGTCAGGTCCTTGGCGTGGAAGATCCTTCGCCGGGAGTGCCCCCCCTCGCGGTGGAGGTCGTACTCCCGCTTCCCGGTGCGGCGGGTGAACTTGACCCCCCACTCGATCAGTTCCCGGATCCGCGCCGGGGCGTCCCGTACGACGAGGTCCACCGTGTCCGGATGGCACAGCCCGGCCCCCGCCCGGTGCGTGTCCTCGATGTGGGACTCGAAGGAGTCCTCCCCGCTCCAGACGGTGGCGATACCCCCCTGGGCGTAGTTCGTGCTCGATTCGGATGCCTCTTTCTTGGTGATGACGGTGACCGTCCCATGCCTCGCCGCGCGCAGGGCGAAGCTCAAGCCCGCGATTCCGCTGCCGATTACAAGGAAACGGGACACCCTCTCCATGGGGACTCCTCTCCGCGCCGACCCCGGTGGTTTGACTTAAGGGGGGGCTTTACCTACAATAATGAATTATGGTTAATTTACGAACCTTTTTCATCCTTTCCCTTCTCCTCTGGCCGGTGTCGGCAGGGGCGGACATCTTCCGATTCGTCGACGACGAGGGGGTGATCCACTTCTCCAACACCCAGGCCGACGAGCGGTTCGAACTGTACCTGCGGGAGGGGGTGAAGGCGCAGGCCCCCCGGAAGCCGGCGGGGCTGCCCGAGGAAGACTGGATGGCGAACTACGTCGACCGGTACGCGAGGTCCCACAACCTGTCCCCGGCGCTGGTCCACGCCATCATCAAGGCCGAGTCGAACGGCCAGCGGAAGGCGGTCTCCCGGAAGGGCGCCAAGGGGGTGATGCAGCTGATGCCGTTCACTTCGAAGCGGCTGAACGTGTCGGACCCGTTCGATCCGATCGAGAACATCGAGGGCGGGGTCCGGTACATCAAGGAGCTTCTCGCCACCTTCGAAGGCGACATCACCAATACCGTCGCGGCGTACAACGCGGGCCCCGCGGCGGTCAAGAAGTACGGAGGGATTCCGCCGTACCAGGAGACGCGCCTGTACGTCCGGCGCGTCCTCGACCTGTACCGGCAGTACTCCGCGATCGAATAACAGCGTTCGAATGACCACCGATTCCCGGCTGAACCCGCCGAACATCCTGACCCTCCTGCGGATCCTCGCCATCCCGGTGGTGGTCCTCGTCCTGCTTCCGCCCGAGGGGAGGGAAATCTCGCCCGGCCGATCGGTCGCCGCCTTCCTCCTGTTCGTCGCCGCCACGATCACGGACCTCTTCGACGGCTACATCGCGCGCCGCTACGGGATGGTCACCTCCATCGGCAAGCTCATGGACCCGCTCGCCGACAAGCTCCTGGTGTGCGCCGCGATGATCATGCTCATCCCGCCGGGGAGGGTTCCCGCGTGGATGGTCCTGATCGTCGTGGCGCGGGAGATCGGCGTCACCGCGCTGCGGGGCGTCGCGTCCACGGAAGGCGTCGTCATCGCGGCGTCGAAACTGGGAAAGGCGAAGACCCTCCTCCTGAACATCGGGATGGCGCTCCTCATCCTCCACTATCCGGTATTCGGGCTTCCGATCCACGACGGGGGGATGGTGATCCTGGCCGCGGGGCTGGTCCTCACCGCGTGGTCGGGGCTGGACTACTTCTTCCGGTTCGTCGGGGAGATCTTCAAGCAGTAGCCCGCCGGATCCTGCGGCGCGCATTTCTTGACAACCGTTCGGGGGTTCGCCTAGAATCGACAATCACCGCGCGGGCGTAACTCAGCGGTAGAGTGCGACCTTGCCAAGGTCGAAGTCGCGGGTTCAAATCCCGTCGCCCGCTCCATTCGTACGGTCATGCCCCCGGCGGCGCTATGCCCCCGGGGGCGTTTCATTTTACGAGCGCTGCGTCACTCCGCGCGCTACGGAATCAGGATTGCCCCAGGTACGACGCCTTGATGCGCGGCTCGCGGATCAGCTCCTTCGACGGGCCCTCGAGGACGATCTTCCCGGTCTCGAGGACGTAGGTGTGGGAGGAGACCTTCATCGCCTGCCGTACGTTCTGCTCCACGAGCAGGACGGTCGTCCCGTCCGCGTTGATCTCCCGGATGATGGCGAAGATGTCGGCGACCACCATCGGCGCCAGGCCGAGGGTGGGCTCGTCCAGCAGGAGGAGCTTCGGGGCCGACATCAGCGCGCGGGCGATCGCCAGCATCTGCTGCTCGCCGCCCGAAAGGGATCCGCCCAGCTGCTCCCGGCGGTCCGAGAGGACCGGGAACCGCTTCATCAACCGCTCCATGTCCGCGGCGACCTTCCCGTCCGTGCGGGCGTACGCGCCCATTTCGAGATTCTCCCGAACCGTCATCCGGGCGAGGATCGCGCGCCCCTCCGGCACCAGCGCGACCCCCCGCCGCACGATCTCGTGGGGCGGCAGGCCCGCGATCTCGTCCCCGCGGAAGCGGATCGTGCCCGCCCGCGGCGAGAGCGCCCCCGCGATGGTCTTCATCAGGGTGGTCTTCCCCGCGCCGTTGGCGCCGATGATGCCGACGATCGCCCCCTCGCGGACGTCGATGGAGACCTCCCGGAGCGCGCGGATGTTCCCGTAATACGTCTCCAGCCCGCGGACCTCAAGCATCCTCCGGATCCTCCGCGGTCCCGAGGTACGCCTCGATCACCTCCGGGTCGTCCCGGATCGCCGCCGGGGGTCCCTCCGCGATCATCCGGCCGAAGTTGAACACGACGAGACGGTCGCACGCCTTCATCACGAGCGACATGTCGTGCTCGATCAGCAGGATCGTGACCCCCAGCCCCCGCACCTGCCGGATCAGCCGGAACACCTCCTGCGTCTCCGCCTCGTTCATCCCCGCCACCGGCTCGTCGAGGAGCAGCAGCCGCGGCTCCGCGGCCAGCGCCCGCGCGATCTCCAGCCGCCGCTGGTGCCCGTAGGGGAGGCTCCCCGCCTCCTGTTTCGGGTCCGTCCCGGCGAGCCCCACCAGCGAAAGCAGCTCCCGGGCCTTCTCCCGGACGCCGCGCTCCTCCTCCCGCTGTCCGCGGGTCCGCGCGACCCCGCGCCACACCCCCGCGCCCGTGCGGCAGTGGCGGCCCACCATGACGTTCTCCTCCACGCTCATCGAGGCGAAGAGGCGGATGTTCTGGAACGTCCGGCTGATGCCCATCCGGGTGAGGGCGTGGGGGGCCAGGCCGCTGATGGCGGCCCCGTCGAAGAACACGGTCCCCGCCGTCGGGGGAAAGACGGCGGTGATCACGTTGAACAGCGTCGCCTTCCCGGCGCCGTTCGGGCAGATCACGCCCAGGATCTCGCCCGTCCGCACGGAGAACGAGATATCCGAGAGGGCGGACAGCCCGCCGAACGTTTTCCCGACCCGGTCGAGGGCGAGGATCGCGCTCACGCCGCCCCCCGCCGGAAGCGCCGCAGCAGCGGGGCGTCGACGACTCCCTGCGGACGGTACGTCATCATCAGGACGAGCAGCACGCCGTAGAGGATGTACCGGTATTCGCTGATCGCGCGAAGCGCCTCGGGGACGACGGTGAGGAAGGCGGCGCCAAAGACCGGGCCGAAGATGTGCGCGCTTCCGCCAAAGACGGCGAACACGAGGATCTCCACCGCCCGGTGGTAGGTGAAGTCCCCGGGGCTCACGAACGATGTCGAGTGCGCGAACAGGGCTCCGGCGAATCCGGAGAGCAACGCCCCCTGGGAGAAGGCCAGCACCTTGTAGTACGTGATGGGGATCCCCGCCGCCGCCGCGGCGCGTTCGTCCATCCGGATGGCGGCGTACGCCCGTCCGACCCGGGAACGGGAGAGCCGCAGGAAGAAGGCGACCGTCAGGATCGTGCCGCAGAGAAGGATCAGGAACACCGTCAGGCTGATGAACTGGTTGCTTTGCAGCCCGAGCGATTCGGGGGAGAATCCCCGGTCCCTCGCCCACACGAGGATCACGCGCCCCATCTGCGGGATCGCCGCGATGCCCACCGCGCCGCCGGTCAACGATTCCCAGTTGATGAGGACGGCCCGGAGGACTTCGCCGAACCCGAGGGTGGCGATGGCAAGGTACACACCGGAAAGACGAAGCGACGGGATGCCGACCAGGATCCCCGCGATCCCCGCGAGAAGGCTCCCGGCAAGGATCCCCACGGGAATCGGAAGGTGGTGCTGGGTGGAGAGAAGGGCGGCGGTGTATGCCCCGATGCTCATGAACCCGGCGTTCCCCAGCGAGAGCTGCCCGGTGGAAAGGGTGACATAGATGCTCACGCCGAGGATGGCGTTGATCAGGACGAACGACGCTACCTGCAGGTGGTACGGGTTCAGCCACTCCATGGGTTACCGCTTCGCCTCGGCGGGAGCCTGTCCGAACAGCCCCTGCGGTTTGATGAGGAGGACGACGATGATTGCGACGAAGGCGATCGCGTCCCGGTACCCGGAGGAGCCGTAGGCGACCACGAACGTTTCGGAGAGCCCGAGGATCAAGCCCCCGGCCATGGCGCCGTAGACGCTCCCCATGCCGCCGAAGATGATGATGGCCAGCCCCTTGAGGCCCATGGAGAGCCCGATCTGGTTGTTGATGTAGCTGAACGCCATCCCCACCAGCACCCCGGCGACCCCGCCCATCGCCGAGGCGATGACGACCGTGACGGTGATCATCCGGTTCGTGTCCACCCCGAGCAGTCCCGCCGTCTCGAGGTCCTCCGCGGTGGCGCGCAACGCCTTCCCCGAGCGCGTGCGCGAAAGCCAGAGCGCGAGCCCCGCCATGAGGAGCAGTGAAATGAGCAGGATCACCCCCTGGACCAGGTAGACCGTCACGCCGCCGAGCTGGAAGGAGATTTCCGCGAACGGCGTCTCGAACAGGTGGTTCCCGGAACCGAAGATCTTGTGCGCCACGTTCTCCAGGAGGATGGAGACGCCGATCGTGCTGATGAGAGAGGCCAGGTGCGACGCCCCGGGCCGCCCGCGCAGCGGCCGCAGGGCGAGCCGCTCCAGGAGCAGGCCCATCGCCGAGGCGACGACGATGGCCCCCAGGAACGCGACGGGAAGCGGGGCGCCCGCCTTGCTCAGGATGAGCATGCCGACGAACGCCCCGAACATGAAGATCTCCCCGTGGGCCATATTGATGATGTCGAGCACGCCGAAGACGAGCGTGTAGCCGAGCGCCACGATGGCGTAGATGCTGCCCAGGGTGACGCCGTTGATCAGCTGTTCGAGGAACACGCCCGTCTCCGACGCTGCGCCCGGATCACTTGAAGATCGCGAACTTTCCGTTCTTCACGATCAGGACGCTAGGCGTCATGACCACGTCGCGGTCCGCGTCGAAGGAGAAGTTGCCGACGACCCCCTGGAAATTCCTCGTCGCGGCCAGCGCGTCGCGAAGCTTCCCCCGGTCCGCCGCTCCCGCCGTCTTCAGCGCGTTCGTCATGATGTGAAAGGCGTCGTACGCCTGCGCGGCGAACTGGTCCGGCTTCTTCCCGTACGTTTTCTCGAACTTCGCCACGAACGCCTTCACCTTCGGGTCGTTCTTTTCGCCGAACCAGGGGGTGGCGACGATCAGCCCCTCCGCCGCCTCCTTGGCGATCTCGATGACCTTCGGGGAGTTGAAGCCGTTGCCGCCGACGAACGGAACCTTCAATCCCATTTTCCGCGCCTGGGCGAGGATGACCCCCCCCTCGTTGTACAGGGCCGAGCAGAAGACCGCGTCGGGCGAAAGCGACGCGATCTTCGTCAACTGCGCCTTGTAGTCCGCCTGCCCCTTCTGGAACTCCTGTATCGTCACGATGTTCAGCTTGAGCTTCTCGGCGGTCTCCTTCATCGTGTCGAAGCCGGACTTGGTGAAGGCGTCGTCGTTCCCGTAGAGGAGGGCGACCTTCTTGAGGTTGTACTTCTTCACCGCGTGGCCGACGGCGGCCGGGATCGCCTGGGACTCGGGCATCGAGTTCCGGAAGACGAACTTCCCGATCTGCGGGATCCCTTTCGCCGTGGTGGACGTTCCCATGATCGGCACACCGCTCGCGTTGGCCTCGGGGCCCGCGGCGAACATCTCGTTGGAGAGCGTGGGGCCGATGATCGCGACGACCTTCTCCGAGTTGATGAGCTTCTGCGCCGCCGCCAGCGCCTGCTCCTGCTTCCCGGAGGAGTCCTCGATCTTCAGGTCGATCGCGACATCGCCTTTCGCGTTGACCTCGTCCCGGGCGAGCTTGATGCCGTTGGTGATCGCCTCGCCGTACGCGGCCCCCTGGCCGGTGATGTAGGAGATGACGCCGATCTTCGCCCGGATCGGCTCGGCCTTCGGTTTGGCCGCCGGTTTCGCCTTCTCCGCTCCCATGAACGCCAGGGCGAAGAGGGCGCACGTGACGGCGGCGACGGCATGCGGGTTCCGTTTCATTGGGCTCCTCCTCGAAAGAATATAAAATCATAACTCTATTCAATACTTAGGCGCCAGTCAAGGGAGCGGCCGGATTGCCGGATTCGACTATTCCCCAGATGCGCTCCGCTCGGATACAATGCAGCAACCCGTCGGCGGGACGCGGGCGGGGGAAAAGCGGATCGCGGGGTGCTCGGATGGGCGGGATCGGGAAGGGGATCGTCCTGGCGGGAGGAGCGGGGTCGCGCCTCTACCCGCTGAGCGTGGTCGCCAGCAAGCAGCTTCAGCCGGTATACGACAAGCCGATGGTGTACTACCCGATCGCCACCCTCATGACGGCCGGCATCCGGGACATCCTCGTCATCTCCACGCCGCACGACCTGCCGCGATTCCGGGAACTGCTCGGAGGCGGGAGCCGGATGGGGGTCCGGTTCCGGTACGCGGTCCAGCCCGAACCCAGGGGAATCGCCCAGGCGTTCCTCGTCGGGGAGGAGTTCATCGGAACGGACTCGGTGTGCCTCATCCTCGGCGACAACATCTTCTACGGGAAGATGGGGCTCGACCGGATCGTCGCATCGTTTTCGGGAGGCGCCCTCGTGTTCGGGTACCCGGTTCGCGATCCGCACCGGTACGGGGTCGTGGAGTTCGACGCGGAGGGGAATGCGATCGGACTGGAGGAGAAGCCTGCCCGGCCGAAGTCGAACTACGCCGTCCCCGGACTCTACCTGTACGACGGGAAGGTCGTCGAGCGTGCGAAGGGGCTCACCCCGTCGGCGCGGGGGGAGCTGGAGATCACCGACCTCAATCTCGATTACTTGCGCAGGGGGGAGCTCCGGGTGGAGAAGCTGGGGCGGGGGATCGCCTGGCTCGACACCGGGACCCACGCCAGCCTGATGGAGGCGAGCCTGTTCATCGGCACCATCGAAACGCGGCAGGGGCTGAAGATCGCGTGCCCCGAAGAGATCGCTTTCCGGAAAGGGTTCCTCACCGCCGCCGCCTTCGCCAGGGAGATCGAGGCGATCCCGAAATCGCCGTACCGGAGCTACCTCGAACAGATCCTCGCGGAGGGCGCGTGAAGGTCGTTCCCGGGGAGATCCCCGGCATCCTGCTCGTCGAGCCGAAGGTGTTCGGCGACGACCGGGGCCATTTCTTCGAAAGCTTCAACGAGCGGGCGTGGCGGGAGGCCACCGGGCTCGACGTCCGGTTCGTCCAGGACAACCAGTCCCGCTCCGTCCGGGGCGTGCTGCGGGGGCTCCATTACCAGGTCGTGAAGCCGCAGGGGAAGCTCGTGCGGGTGCTCTCCGGAGAGGTGTTCGACGTCGCGGTGGACCTGCGGCGCGGTTCGCCCACCTTCGGGAAGTGGACCGGAGCGCTGCTGTCCGGCGACAACCGGCGGCAGATGTGGATCCCGGAAGGTTTCGCCCACGGCTTCTGCGTGACATCGGAGAGCGCGGACTTCTTCTACAAGTGCACGGACTACTACCACCGCGAGGGGGAGCGGGGGATCGCCTGGAACGACCCGCTCGTCGGCATCCGGTGGCCGGTGTCCCGTCCGATCCTCTCGGACAGGGACACGCGGTATCCGTCGCTTGCCGATCTGCCGGCCGAGGACCTGCCGGAAGGCGCGTGATGCCGGATGAGGCGGCCGTGACGGCGATATCGGAGGAGAGAAAGCCCTCGTTCGTTTCCAGGTATTTCCGGGGTGTTCTTTGCGGGCTGTTCATCGTCGTCTACGTGCCGCTGATGGCGCGCGAATGGTTCGCGTTGCGGTCCGAGGGGCTCCACGACATCGAGTGGCACTCCACGGCGCTCGCGGTGCTTCTGGAACGGGATCTGGAGCAGCGTCTCGCTCTTACCGAGGTCCTGTCCCGTCTCGACGACCCCGGAAATCTGAGGGACCTGGAAAGCCACATCCGGCAGAAGATGGGGTACCTCGGTCTCCAAACCGTGAAAAT
Above is a genomic segment from Deltaproteobacteria bacterium containing:
- a CDS encoding amidophosphoribosyltransferase; this translates as SIVRGTTGRKIIKMIRAAGAKEIHVRISSPPTCYPCFYGLDTPLRRDLIAATHTLEEINTYLTSDTLGYLSMEGLHGCVPNGNVSYCDACFSGNYSIPLETAETEEQLPLFRGSVRI
- the pgsA gene encoding CDP-diacylglycerol--glycerol-3-phosphate 3-phosphatidyltransferase — encoded protein: MTTDSRLNPPNILTLLRILAIPVVVLVLLPPEGREISPGRSVAAFLLFVAATITDLFDGYIARRYGMVTSIGKLMDPLADKLLVCAAMIMLIPPGRVPAWMVLIVVAREIGVTALRGVASTEGVVIAASKLGKAKTLLLNIGMALLILHYPVFGLPIHDGGMVILAAGLVLTAWSGLDYFFRFVGEIFKQ
- a CDS encoding branched-chain amino acid ABC transporter permease, which translates into the protein MFLEQLINGVTLGSIYAIVALGYTLVFGVLDIINMAHGEIFMFGAFVGMLILSKAGAPLPVAFLGAIVVASAMGLLLERLALRPLRGRPGASHLASLISTIGVSILLENVAHKIFGSGNHLFETPFAEISFQLGGVTVYLVQGVILLISLLLMAGLALWLSRTRSGKALRATAEDLETAGLLGVDTNRMITVTVVIASAMGGVAGVLVGMAFSYINNQIGLSMGLKGLAIIIFGGMGSVYGAMAGGLILGLSETFVVAYGSSGYRDAIAFVAIIVVLLIKPQGLFGQAPAEAKR
- the nadB gene encoding L-aspartate oxidase; the protein is MERVSRFLVIGSGIAGLSFALRAARHGTVTVITKKEASESSTNYAQGGIATVWSGEDSFESHIEDTHRAGAGLCHPDTVDLVVRDAPARIRELIEWGVKFTRRTGKREYDLHREGGHSRRRIFHAKDLTGREVERALLDRARENRRIRMFEHHAAVNLITRQRLSSFDRQGADEVLGAYVLDQKTGAIHTFVADATVLSTGGSGKVYLYTSNPDVATGDGIAMAYRAGATIANMEFVQFHPTCLYHPHAKSFLISEAVRGEGAVLVNRAGRRFMETQHPMKELAPRDIVARAIDAELKRTGEDCVYLDIRHKGPAFIRKHFPNIHGTCLSFGIDMTREPLPVVPAAHYQCGGIRTNLHGETDIQRLFAIGECAGTGLHGANRLASNSLLEALVFSDRAVRRSVDAYVGKPRPRIDIPKWDPGKAQEPDEAVVVSHNWDEIRRTMWNYVGIVRSNKRLSRALDRIELLQREISEYYWNFRVTGDLLELRNICTVAELIVRCALQRKESRGLHTTIDYPYQDDEHGRRDTLVRRTRF
- a CDS encoding ABC transporter ATP-binding protein encodes the protein MLALDRVGKTFGGLSALSDISFSVRTGEILGVICPNGAGKATLFNVITAVFPPTAGTVFFDGAAISGLAPHALTRMGISRTFQNIRLFASMSVEENVMVGRHCRTGAGVWRGVARTRGQREEERGVREKARELLSLVGLAGTDPKQEAGSLPYGHQRRLEIARALAAEPRLLLLDEPVAGMNEAETQEVFRLIRQVRGLGVTILLIEHDMSLVMKACDRLVVFNFGRMIAEGPPAAIRDDPEVIEAYLGTAEDPEDA
- a CDS encoding lytic transglycosylase domain-containing protein, which encodes MVNLRTFFILSLLLWPVSAGADIFRFVDDEGVIHFSNTQADERFELYLREGVKAQAPRKPAGLPEEDWMANYVDRYARSHNLSPALVHAIIKAESNGQRKAVSRKGAKGVMQLMPFTSKRLNVSDPFDPIENIEGGVRYIKELLATFEGDITNTVAAYNAGPAAVKKYGGIPPYQETRLYVRRVLDLYRQYSAIE
- a CDS encoding ABC transporter ATP-binding protein; the protein is MLEVRGLETYYGNIRALREVSIDVREGAIVGIIGANGAGKTTLMKTIAGALSPRAGTIRFRGDEIAGLPPHEIVRRGVALVPEGRAILARMTVRENLEMGAYARTDGKVAADMERLMKRFPVLSDRREQLGGSLSGGEQQMLAIARALMSAPKLLLLDEPTLGLAPMVVADIFAIIREINADGTTVLLVEQNVRQAMKVSSHTYVLETGKIVLEGPSKELIREPRIKASYLGQS
- a CDS encoding ABC transporter substrate-binding protein; the encoded protein is MKRNPHAVAAVTCALFALAFMGAEKAKPAAKPKAEPIRAKIGVISYITGQGAAYGEAITNGIKLARDEVNAKGDVAIDLKIEDSSGKQEQALAAAQKLINSEKVVAIIGPTLSNEMFAAGPEANASGVPIMGTSTTAKGIPQIGKFVFRNSMPESQAIPAAVGHAVKKYNLKKVALLYGNDDAFTKSGFDTMKETAEKLKLNIVTIQEFQKGQADYKAQLTKIASLSPDAVFCSALYNEGGVILAQARKMGLKVPFVGGNGFNSPKVIEIAKEAAEGLIVATPWFGEKNDPKVKAFVAKFEKTYGKKPDQFAAQAYDAFHIMTNALKTAGAADRGKLRDALAATRNFQGVVGNFSFDADRDVVMTPSVLIVKNGKFAIFK
- a CDS encoding branched-chain amino acid ABC transporter permease — protein: MEWLNPYHLQVASFVLINAILGVSIYVTLSTGQLSLGNAGFMSIGAYTAALLSTQHHLPIPVGILAGSLLAGIAGILVGIPSLRLSGVYLAIATLGFGEVLRAVLINWESLTGGAVGIAAIPQMGRVILVWARDRGFSPESLGLQSNQFISLTVFLILLCGTILTVAFFLRLSRSRVGRAYAAIRMDERAAAAAGIPITYYKVLAFSQGALLSGFAGALFAHSTSFVSPGDFTYHRAVEILVFAVFGGSAHIFGPVFGAAFLTVVPEALRAISEYRYILYGVLLVLMMTYRPQGVVDAPLLRRFRRGAA
- the rfbC gene encoding dTDP-4-dehydrorhamnose 3,5-epimerase; protein product: MKVVPGEIPGILLVEPKVFGDDRGHFFESFNERAWREATGLDVRFVQDNQSRSVRGVLRGLHYQVVKPQGKLVRVLSGEVFDVAVDLRRGSPTFGKWTGALLSGDNRRQMWIPEGFAHGFCVTSESADFFYKCTDYYHREGERGIAWNDPLVGIRWPVSRPILSDRDTRYPSLADLPAEDLPEGA
- the pyrE gene encoding orotate phosphoribosyltransferase: MLQRSARGSAAFPAELAADRRRFLSLLKEKSYEKRKVVLSSGRESDFYIDCRQTTLDAEGALLTGRLFCSMLETGERPEAVGGITLGADPIVTAVSLTSVLRGWPVPAFIIRKEPKKHGTAQWIEGTKNLRPGMRVAILEDVVTTGASTLRAIERAVGAGLVVVRVLCLVDRNEGGSDAVAKEGYTVEPMFVKEDVENA
- the rfbA gene encoding glucose-1-phosphate thymidylyltransferase RfbA, whose product is MGGIGKGIVLAGGAGSRLYPLSVVASKQLQPVYDKPMVYYPIATLMTAGIRDILVISTPHDLPRFRELLGGGSRMGVRFRYAVQPEPRGIAQAFLVGEEFIGTDSVCLILGDNIFYGKMGLDRIVASFSGGALVFGYPVRDPHRYGVVEFDAEGNAIGLEEKPARPKSNYAVPGLYLYDGKVVERAKGLTPSARGELEITDLNLDYLRRGELRVEKLGRGIAWLDTGTHASLMEASLFIGTIETRQGLKIACPEEIAFRKGFLTAAAFAREIEAIPKSPYRSYLEQILAEGA